A genomic region of Miscanthus floridulus cultivar M001 chromosome 3, ASM1932011v1, whole genome shotgun sequence contains the following coding sequences:
- the LOC136546330 gene encoding zinc finger protein 8-like, which yields MSEQGGGQHVEGSPLDTAIESFSQLPLSRPKPPQPAASSSSPSSIRLFGFEVPPDAATSSSATSDATAASSATAAGGQAAVSGAGAAGAGDGSGSGGGRKFECHYCCRNFPTSQALGGHQNAHKRERQHAKRAQYQSAMVMHHAHYPGYPHAYPAFTARYHHRFGMARYEPPPGPPPHYPSWSSHPTQQAAPPVVVPRYYGGAGSLSQPINGSPVPAAALWRVPAVTVAAAPLVRQERPAPLSLGGGRDEEAMAGARRGNVAAGQGGSRSSSSSSTSSQHERRRAGAAENRENVSLDLTL from the coding sequence ATGAGCGAGCAAGGCGGGGGGCAGCACGTCGAGGGCAGCCCGCTGGACACGGCCATCGAGTCCTTCTCACAGCTCCCCCTCTCCCGCCCCAAGCCCCCGCAGCCGGCGGCGTCCTCGTCCAGCCCGTCGTCGATCCGGCTGTTCGGCTTCGAGGTCCCACCCGACGCCGCCACGTCCTCCTCCGCAACCAGTGATGCTACCGCGGCCAGCAGCGCCACCGCAGCGGGCGGCCAGGCGGCGGTGTCGGGTGCCGGTGCAGCAGGTGCAGgcgacggcagcggcagcggcggagggCGCAAATTCGAGTGCCACTACTGCTGCCGGAACTTCCCGACGTCGCAGGCGCTGGGCGGGCACCAGAACGCGCACAAGCGGGAGCGGCAGCACGCGAAGCGCGCGCAGTACCAGAGCGCGATGGTCATGCATCACGCCCACTACCCTGGCTACCCCCACGCGTACCCCGCCTTCACTGCTAGGTACCaccaccgcttcggcatggcgCGGTACGAGCCCCCGCCGGGACCGCCGCCGCACTACCCCTCGTGGTCCAGCCATCCCACGCAGCAGGCTGCTCCGCCGGTGGTGGTGCCCAGATACTACGGCGGGGCCGGCTCCCTGTCGCAGCCCATCAACGGCAGCCCCGTGCCCGCTGCCGCTCTCTGGCGGGTCCCGGCCGTTACCGTGGCCGCCGCGCCACTGGTGCGCCAAGAGCGGCCGGCGCCGCTGTCCTTGGGCGGAGGACGTGACGAGGAGGCAATGGCAGGAGCAAGAAGAGGGAACGTAGCAGCAGGACAGGGAGGCTCGCGTTCTTCCTCCTCGTCATCCACCTCGTCGCAGCATGAACGCCGCCGGGCAGGTGCTGCTGAGAACAGAGAGAACGTGAGTCTGGATCTCACTTTGTAA